A single genomic interval of Methylobacterium bullatum harbors:
- the rpsG gene encoding 30S ribosomal protein S7: MSRRHSAEKREIIPDAKYGDIVLTKFMNSIMYEGKKSIAEGIVYGAFDIVENRARANPIEVFRAALENVAPAIEVRSRRVGGATYQVPVEVRTERRQALAIRWLIQAARGRNDRTMVERLSAELLDAANNRGNAVKKREDTHRMAEANRAFSHYRW, encoded by the coding sequence ATGTCCCGCCGCCATTCTGCTGAAAAGCGTGAGATCATCCCGGACGCCAAGTACGGCGACATCGTGCTCACCAAGTTCATGAATTCGATCATGTACGAGGGCAAGAAGTCGATCGCCGAAGGTATCGTGTACGGCGCTTTCGACATCGTCGAGAACCGCGCTCGTGCGAACCCGATCGAGGTGTTCCGCGCCGCTCTCGAGAACGTCGCTCCGGCGATCGAAGTGCGGTCCCGTCGCGTCGGCGGCGCGACCTATCAGGTCCCCGTCGAGGTTCGCACCGAGCGTCGTCAGGCTCTGGCGATCCGCTGGCTCATCCAGGCCGCCCGTGGCCGCAACGACCGCACCATGGTCGAGCGCCTCTCGGCCGAACTCCTCGATGCCGCGAACAACCGTGGCAACGCGGTCAAGAAGCGGGAAGACACGCACCGGATGGCTGAAGCCAACCGCGCCTTCTCGCACTACCGCTGGTAA
- the rpsL gene encoding 30S ribosomal protein S12, which translates to MPTINQLIAQPRKAQKSRNKVPALDACPQKRGVCTRVYTTTPKKPNSALRKVAKVRLTNGFEVIGYIPGEGHNLQEHSVVMIRGGRVKDLPGVRYHILRGVLDTQGVKGRKQRRSKYGAKRPK; encoded by the coding sequence ATGCCGACGATCAACCAGCTGATCGCGCAGCCGCGTAAAGCGCAGAAGAGCCGCAACAAGGTGCCGGCGCTCGACGCTTGCCCGCAGAAGCGTGGCGTTTGCACCCGCGTCTACACGACGACGCCGAAGAAGCCGAACTCGGCTCTCCGTAAGGTCGCCAAGGTCCGTCTGACCAACGGTTTCGAGGTCATCGGGTACATCCCCGGTGAAGGTCACAACCTTCAAGAGCACTCTGTGGTCATGATCCGCGGCGGCCGCGTGAAGGATCTTCCCGGCGTTCGCTACCACATCTTGCGCGGCGTGCTCGACACGCAGGGCGTCAAGGGTCGTAAGCAGCGCCGCTCCAAGTACGGCGCCAAGCGTCCGAAGTAA